From Deltaproteobacteria bacterium:
GAGATACGCGTGCTCGGGGCCGACGCCGGGATAATCGAGCCCTGCAGAAATCGAGTGGGCTTCCTTTATCTGCCCATCTCTATCCATCAGCACGTACGACCTGCTCCCGTGGAGAACGCCAACACCGCCCTTTGCGAGAGTTGCCGCATGAAGACCCGTTCTCAGGCCCTTACCTGCAGCCTCGACACCGATCATGTTCACTCCTCTGTGTGAGAGGAACGGGTAGAAAAGGCCCAGGGCATTGCTCCCGCCTCCAACACAGGCAATAAGGGTATGGGGAAGGCTCTTTTCCCGGTTCAATATCTGCCGCTTCGCCTCCTGCCCGATTATCGACTGAAAGTATCTCACCAACCATGGATAGGGATGCGGCCCGGCCGTTGATCCAATCATGTAGTACGTCGTTCGAACGTTGGTTACCCAGTCCCTGATCGCTTCGTTCATGGCGTCCTTGAGCGTTTTGGAGCCCGATTGGACGGGGACGACGGTAGCACCGAGCAGCCTCATTTTGAAGACGTTGATCTCCTGCCGTTTCATGTCTTCAAGTCCCATGTAAATGATGCACTCGAGGCCCAGCATGGAGCACACCGTCGCAGTTGCGACACCGTGCTGCCCTGCCCCGGTCTCCGCTATGATACGCTTCTTCCGCATCCTCTTCGCGAGAATTCCCTGCCCGATAGTGTTGTTGATCTTGTGGGCCCCCGTATGGCAGAGGTCTTCCCGCTTCAGGTAGATCTTCACTCCACCGATCTTTTTCGAGATATTGGAGGCGAAATACAGGGGGGTGGGTCTTCCGGCGTATTCCGTGAGATATCTTCTCAGCTCACGCCTGAAGTCCTTGTCTTTCTTCGCCTCTTTGAATTCCCCCTCCAGGTCTTTCAGCGCCGGCATCAACGTCTCGGCCACGTACCTCCCGCCAAAATCGCCGAAGTAACCTTTCAAATCAGGGAGTTTTCTCTTCTGATGGCCAGACAAAATCAAGTGCCTCCTTGGCGTTTTTGATAAACTCCCTCATCTTTTTTGGATCCTTCACACCCGGGGAATGCTCGACTCCCGATGCCACGTCTACACCCGAGGGCCTGACAATCTTAACGATGGCTGCCACATTGTCTGGAGTGAGCCCCCCGGCCAGGAGAAACGGCCTCTTTATGTTGGCTGCAACGAGAACCTCGTAGTCAAAAGTCTGCCCTGAACCTCCGTATGCTCCCGGAACCGGAGTATCGAACATGATCCAGTGGGATGGGAATTGCTCGGCTCGCCTTACATCATCTATCGTTTCGGCCCGTATCACTTTTATGCTCTCCCTCTCCACCCGGTTGGCAACTTTTTCATCTTCGTCTCCCGACAGCTGCACACAGGATAGGCCCAGATGCTCTGCCACTCTGTTTATGGAGTCGGGGTCTTCGTTTACGAAAACTCCGACGAAACGGAGGGCAGAATCCGCTGAGCCGATGATATTCCTGCATTTTTCAACGCCGAGATATCTCGGGCTCTCGGGGTAAAAATTTAAACCCGCCGCATCGGCACCGAACCGGCCTGCAAACTCGAGGTCGGGGGCCTTTGTTATGCCGCAAATTTTTACCCTGAACAATGCCCCTGCTCCGCTGCTCTGTTACTCAACCTTCGGCAGTCTCGCGAGAGACTCTCTGATTTTATCTTCAGGGTATTCATAATCGATGAGCTTACCCGAGAGAAAATCGTCGTATGCGGCTAGGTCGAAGAAACCGTGACCGCTCAGGTTTAAAAGTATGGTTTTTTCGATCCCTTCCTCATCGGCCTTTCGCGCTTCCACTATTGCCGAATGTACCGCGTGAGCAGTCTCGGGCGCCGACAGGATGCCTTCGCTTTTGGAAAATATGGATGCGCTCTTGAAAATCTCTGTCTGGTGATACGCCTGGGCTTCGATCAATCCCTCCTGGTAGAGCTGGCTTATAAGAGGTGCATCCCCGTGATACCTGAGTCCACCCGCGTGAATCCCCGACGGAACGAAATCGTGCCCAAGGGTGTACATCTTTGCAAGGGGAGTCAACTGCGCCGTATCCCCGAAATCGTAGGCATAGACCCCCTTTGTAAGGGTGGGGCAGGCAGCGGGTTCAACAGCGATCACGCGAACTTCTCTTCCCCCTGTCAGTTTCTCCTGCAAGAAGGGGAAGGCGATGCCTGCAAGGTTGCTTCCACCGCCGCAACAGCCGATCACGATATCAGGGTAATCACCGACCAGCTCCAGTTGCTTTTTCCCTTCCAGGCCGATTATCGTCTGGTGCAGGAGGACATGATTTAAAACGGACCCGAGAGAATACGAGGTATCTTCCCTGGTTGCCGCATCCTCAACAGCTTCGCTGATCGCTATTCCAAGGCTTCCGAGTGAGTCGGGGTCCTCGCTCAAAATCTTTCTTCCCGAGTTCGTCTTGTCGCTCGGGCTGGGAACGACGGATGCGCCCCAGGTTTCCATCAACACTCTCCTGTATGGTTTCTGGTGATAACTCACCTTGACCATGTAAACAGTCGCCTCGAGGCCAAAAAAGGAGGCGCCCAGGGCCAGCGCGGAGCCCCACTGGCCTGCACCCGTTTCCGTTGCTATCCGCTTTCTCCCGGCCTGCTTGTTGTAGAAGGCTTGCGGTATCGAGGTGTTGGGTTTGTGGGATCCTGCAGGGCTCGTTCCCTCATATTTGTAATATATTTTTGATCTGGTGCCGATCGCCTCCTCCAGCCTCCTCGCCCTGTACATAGGTGTCGGCCTCCACAGGGAATAGATATCGAGCACATCTTCCGGGATGGGAACCCACCTCTCCTGCGTCACCTCCTGCTCAATCAGTTGCATGGGGAAGAGCGGTGACAGGTCATCCGGAGACACGGGCTGCATGGTTCCCGGATGGAGAACCGGCGCGGGCGGGTTCTTGAGGTCGGGCATAATGTTGTACCACGCTCTCGGCATTTCAGCTTCTTTCAGTACAATTTTGGTCTTCATGTCGCACTCCTTTCATTTTTTTTCCTATGAATATCTCGAGCTGTTTTGCTGGGTCATCGGCCATAACCAGCGCTTCCCCTATGAGAAAGGCATCTGCACCGAGTGCCTCGAGCCTTTCCATATCGGCACGTGTACGAATTCCACTCTCGATAACCACCGTCTTGCCATCCGGAACCCGGGGAAGAATCTTTTCAGAAACGGCAATATCGACGTGAAACGTATCAAGGTCCCTGTTGTTTATGCCGATCAAATCCGCCCCGGCTGAAGTGGCGATGTCCAGTTCCTCACGGGAGTGAACCTCGACAAGCGGTGTGAGACCGAGTTCAGTCGAGATGCTCACAAAATTGCTCAATTCATCCGGGGTGAGGATCTTTGCTATCAAAAGCACCATATCCGCCCCAAGATAGACGGACTCATGAATTTGTATCTCATCCACGACGAAGTCTTTCCTGAGCACCGGGATGGTTTCCGCCATTTCTGCAACCCTTCTCAGGTCATCTCCCGATCCTCCGAAAAAGTTTCTATCCGTCAGGACAGATATGGCTTTCGCACCTGCCCTGATGTACTCCCCGGCAAGGGTTACGGAATCAATATCGCCCCTGAATACGCCTTTCGACGGTGACCTCCTCTTGACCTCCGCGATGATGTTTCTCTCGCCGCGCCTTTTCAGGTCGATTATTTTTTTTCCCCTTCGAGGCCGTTTTCCAGTGTCCCTTCGAAAATCGGCCTTCAACCGGGCAACTTCTCGGCGTTTTGTATTTACTATCCTCTCGAGGAACATGGCTGCATGTCTTTACCTGGCAAAGTATGAAAGAAAGCGATCGAGCTTGTCCCCGGCACGACCGGAGAGTATCGATTCCCTTGCTAGAGCAACCCCCTCTTGCAGGGTATCTGCCATGCCCGCGCAAAAGATGGCAAAAGCGGAGTTGAGCACTACCATATCGGATGCGGCTCCCTCCCCGCCACTCAATATTGCTTTCAGGATTTCGCTGTTTTGTATCCCGTCGCCTCCTTTGATCTCTTCCCTTTTCCGGTACTCGAACCCGAGAGACCTGGGATCGAAAAGGTATTTATCTATCTTACCCCCTTCCACCTCCCATATGAACGTGGGAGCGCAAATGGAAATTTCATCGAGCCCGTCGGTCCCGTGGGCGATAATCGCCTTTCTGATCCCCAGTTCACGCATCACTTTAGCATACATCTCCCCCAGTTCCTCATTGTAAACACCCACGACCTGTCTGTTTGCCCCCGCCGGATTCGACAGGGGGCCCAGGATGTTGAATATCGTCTTTATGCCTATCTCTCTTCTTGGCTGNNNNNNNNNNNNNNNNNNNNNNNNNNNNNNNNNNNNNNNTTCAAACATTTTTCTACCATATCGGGGGACAGATCCAGGTTTGCACCCAGCGCTTCGAGCACATCGGCAGATCCGGCTTTGCTCGTTACCGACCTGTTGCCATGTTTTGCAACACAAACACCGGAGCCCGCAGCCACGAATGCCACCGTAGTGGATATGTTGAACGATCCCGACCGGTCGCCTCCTGTCCCGCATGTATCGAGGACATCGCCCTTCTCAGGCCGTATCCTGATTGCCTTTTCCCGCATCACCTTGACTGCCGCGGCTATCTCTTCGGGCGTCTCTTTCTTCATGGACAGGGCCGTGAGAAATGAGGCTATCTGGGTCGGCGTGCACTCACCGGACATGATCATATTCATGGCATCCTCCATCTCGCTTCCCCTCAGGTCTTTCCCCGAGTGAAGGATGCTTATTGCCTCCTTGAGATTGACGAAATACCTGGAAGGACGTTTTCCCCTTTCCACGATGCTCAGAAAGTTTTCAAAAATCCTCATGCCGAAATCGGTCATGACTGACTCGGGGTGGAACTGGACCCCGAATACGGGTCTTTTTCTGTGCCGTATGCCCATTATTTCCCCATCGCTGGTCCAGGCACAGACCTCCATGTCTTCCGGAGGTTTCTCCCACTCCACAGAAAGAGAGTGATACCGCGTGGCATTGAAGGGATTTTCCACCGCCGCAAATATCCCCGACCTGTCGTGGAATACGGGGGATGTTTTTCCGTGCATGATGGCCTTGGCGCTCACTATCTTCGCTCCAAAGGCATATGCAATGCACTGGTGGCCCAGACATACCCCGAGAATGGGAACTTTCCCGTGAAACCTTTTCACGGCATCGACGCTTATTCCCCCGCTTTCCGGGCCCCCCGGCCCGGGTGATATGACAAGACCGTCCGGATTCAGGTCCTCGATCCCGTCGAGATCAATTGCATTGTTCCGGTAAACTTTTACCTCAGCCCCGAGGGAACAGAGAGACTGAACGATATTGTAGGTAAAGGAATCAAAATTATCGATCACCACTATCATAGCAGTCCCCTGAACACGGCTTCCTTCAACGCCCTGGTTTTGTTCTCAATTTCCTCGATTTCCCTTGACGGGTCCGAGTCAAAGACGATCCCGGCGCCGGCTTGAATGATGACCGTAGATTTCTCAAATATGAGCGTTCTTATGGCAATGCAAAAATCCATATTCCCGGAAAAGTCGAAATACCCGACCGCTCCCGCATAGATTCCCCTTCTCTCACCCTCAAACTCTTCGATGATTTCCATAGCCCTGACTTTCGGTGCCCCCGTGACTGTTCCCGCAGGGAAGGTGGCCCTCAGCACGTCAAAGGCGTCCCTGTTCTCCAGGAGAAGAGACGTTATGTTTGAGACGATATGCATGACGTGAGAATACTTTTCGATTACCATGAACTCGTTGACCTTTACCGATCCCTCTTTTCCAATTCTCCCGAGATCGTTCCTTCCCAGGTCAACCAGCATGAGATGCTCGGACAATTCTTTCGGATCTGAAAGCAGGTCCGCTTCGAGCCTGCTATCCTCCTCCTCGCTCTTTCCCCTCGGTCTGGTCCCGGCAATCGGTCTGAGAATAACGTTGTCCCTGTCGAGCCTCACCAGGACCTCAGGCGACGAGCCTGCCACGCGAACACCCTCCGCCTCCAGGTAAAACATGTAGGGAGATGGATTGATTACGCGCAATGCCCTGTANNNNNNNNNNNNNNNNNNNNNNNNNNNNNNNNNNNNNNNNNNNATGATATCTGAAAGCTCGTTATCTGACAAAAGCGGGGAGAGATCCAGACCCCCTCTCTTTTCCATTTTTTCATCCTCAACAACCGGGTCGGGTGACGTTGAAAGAGAGTTGAAGATGTCGGAAATCTCCAGGATTGCATCTTCGTAATACTTTCCTGCATCTGCCCTGTTCAATATGTGCACATTCTTGATGATTTTGGTTGTTTTCGTAAGGTTGTCGAATACCACGACGATCGACGGTATGGTGAAGAAGAGATCCGGATAGGCATGTTTTTCTACCGCATTATCGGGCAGGTTTTCGAGAAAGCGAACGTAGTCGTATCCTATATACCCGACGGCGCCGCAACTCAACCGGGGAAATCCTTCGGGAAGAAAGTAGGCAAACCCGGACATGAGGGTTTTCAGTTCAAGCAAAGGATCCCTGGAGGAAACCTTTTTTTCCCTCCCCCCCATCTGAACGGTAACATCGCCACCATAGGCTTTGATAACGGCAATGGGAGAATATCCGATGAAGCTGTATCTGCCCCATTTCTCGCCTCCTTCGACACTCTCGAGGAGAAATATGTTGCCGTTTTTGTTTCTTGAAAACTTCCTGTAGGCAGAAACGGGAGTTTCCATGTCCGTCACGATCTCCGTAAAGACAGGAACGAGATTGAAATCATCTGCACGGTGTATGAATTCCTCTTTCGAAGGATAAAATCGGTTCATCCCTGTCTCCTCACGAGAACGGGCTTTGTCCCGGTGAGCCTCTCTATTTTTTCCCTTTCCCTCGTCACCTCAGAAGCCGTTGAGTATGGCCCCACGAGGACCTTTCTCATGACCTGGCCATTTCTTTGCTTGTATGTCTCAATCGTTACCTTCAATCCATATTTTTCGAGGCGCCTCTTCATTCTGTCAGCATTTTTTTCCACGGAAAAAACTCCCACCTGGAGAAACAGCAATTGTCGGGTAACAGCGGCCGTCTTCCGCCTTTTTCTTTGACTGCTGGTTTCCTTTGAGACCGATTTTTTTTCTGCCTTTTCCGGGTCTTTNNNNNNNNNNNNNNNNNNNNNNNNNNNNCGCCGGTGCCATCACCTTGCCTTTTGTCCTCCCGCATGCCGGAAATGTCATTTCGAATCTTTTCTCCCACGTCCTCTTCATCGAAGGTCTTGGTAATAACCCTGTTGCCTTTGCCTTCCTTGCTCGTTTTCTCGACCACCCTTCCAATTTGGAGCCCGATGACGAAAATGACGAACATGATTATCAGGAGACTGACAATGAGAAACTTAAACCCGATACCTTCGCCTTTTTTCCTCCGAGAATGTCTCGCCATTACATCCTCTCCGGCGCTGAAACCCCGATCAATGCGAGGCCCTGAGAAACAACCTTCCTTATTCCAATTGCAAGGGCCAGCCTATTCATGGTGATATCCTGGTCCTCCCCGATAAACCTGAATCGGTTGTAGTAGGAATGGAACATCCTGGCAAGGTCAATGAGATAAAAAGGGATTCTTTGCGGCTCGAGAAAGGCAGCTGCATCTTCCAGAACATCCCTGAATTCCAGGATCTTCTTCATCATCTCCAGATCATCCTCTGTGGTCAGCCCGTTCACCGACAGAATGTCGGGAAGGTGTATTCCTCTTTCCCTGGCTTCTCTCAATATACTACATATGCGTGCGTGGGCATACTGGACGTAATATACGGGATTATCTGCGGATTCTTTTTTTGCCAGATCGAGGTCGAAATCGAGATGGCTGTTGGCATTCCTCATCAGATAAAAAAACCTCGCCGCGTCGCTCCCGACCTCATTGAGGACATCCCGGAGGGTCTCGAA
This genomic window contains:
- the trpC gene encoding indole-3-glycerol phosphate synthase TrpC yields the protein MFLERIVNTKRREVARLKADFRRDTGKRPRRGKKIIDLKRRGERNIIAEVKRRSPSKGVFRGDIDSVTLAGEYIRAGAKAISVLTDRNFFGGSGDDLRRVAEMAETIPVLRKDFVVDEIQIHESVYLGADMVLLIAKILTPDELSNFVSISTELGLTPLVEVHSREELDIATSAGADLIGINNRDLDTFHVDIAVSEKILPRVPDGKTVVIESGIRTRADMERLEALGADAFLIGEALVMADDPAKQLEIFIGKKMKGVRHEDQNCTERS
- a CDS encoding anthranilate phosphoribosyltransferase; the protein is QPRREIGIKTIFNILGPLSNPAGANRQVVGVYNEELGEMYAKVMRELGIRKAIIAHGTDGLDEISICAPTFIWEVEGGKIDKYLFDPRSLGFEYRKREEIKGGDGIQNSEILKAILSGGEGAASDMVVLNSAFAIFCAGMADTLQEGVALARESILSGRAGDKLDRFLSYFAR
- a CDS encoding bifunctional glutamine amidotransferase/anthranilate phosphoribosyltransferase (bifunctional anthranilate synthase II/anthranilate phosphoribosyltransferase; TrpD; forms a heterotetramer with Trp E and the complex catalyzes the formation of anthranilate from chorismate and glutamine; also catalyzes the formation of N-(5-phospho-D-ribosyl)-anthranilate from athranilate and 5-phospho-alpha-D-ribose 1-diphosphate; functions in tryptophan biosynthesis), producing the protein MIVVIDNFDSFTYNIVQSLCSLGAEVKVYRNNAIDLDGIEDLNPDGLVISPGPGGPESGGISVDAVKRFHGKVPILGVCLGHQCIAYAFGAKIVSAKAIMHGKTSPVFHDRSGIFAAVENPFNATRYHSLSVEWEKPPEDMEVCAWTSDGEIMGIRHRKRPVFGVQFHPESVMTDFGMRIFENFLSIVERGKRPSRYFVNLKEAISILHSGKDLRGSEMEDAMNMIMSGECTPTQIASFLTALSMKKETPEEIAAAVKVMREKAIRIRPEKGDVLDTCGTGGDRSGSFNISTTVAFVAAGSGVCVAKHGNRSVTSKAGSADVLEALGANLDLSPDMVEKCL
- the trpB gene encoding tryptophan synthase subunit beta, coding for MPALKDLEGEFKEAKKDKDFRRELRRYLTEYAGRPTPLYFASNISKKIGGVKIYLKREDLCHTGAHKINNTIGQGILAKRMRKKRIIAETGAGQHGVATATVCSMLGLECIIYMGLEDMKRQEINVFKMRLLGATVVPVQSGSKTLKDAMNEAIRDWVTNVRTTYYMIGSTAGPHPYPWLVRYFQSIIGQEAKRQILNREKSLPHTLIACVGGGSNALGLFYPFLSHRGVNMIGVEAAGKGLRTGLHAATLAKGGVGVLHGSRSYVLMDRDGQIKEAHSISAGLDYPGVGPEHAYLKSTGRVKYVSVTDREAVDAFHLLSAEEGIIPALESAHALAYTMKFPKNSENKEPVVVVNLSGRGDKDVTTLIDRG
- a CDS encoding N-(5'-phosphoribosyl)anthranilate isomerase; its protein translation is MFRVKICGITKAPDLEFAGRFGADAAGLNFYPESPRYLGVEKCRNIIGSADSALRFVGVFVNEDPDSINRVAEHLGLSCVQLSGDEDEKVANRVERESIKVIRAETIDDVRRAEQFPSHWIMFDTPVPGAYGGSGQTFDYEVLVAANIKRPFLLAGGLTPDNVAAIVKIVRPSGVDVASGVEHSPGVKDPKKMREFIKNAKEALDFVWPSEEKTP
- a CDS encoding TrpB-like pyridoxal phosphate-dependent enzyme, with protein sequence MKTKIVLKEAEMPRAWYNIMPDLKNPPAPVLHPGTMQPVSPDDLSPLFPMQLIEQEVTQERWVPIPEDVLDIYSLWRPTPMYRARRLEEAIGTRSKIYYKYEGTSPAGSHKPNTSIPQAFYNKQAGRKRIATETGAGQWGSALALGASFFGLEATVYMVKVSYHQKPYRRVLMETWGASVVPSPSDKTNSGRKILSEDPDSLGSLGIAISEAVEDAATREDTSYSLGSVLNHVLLHQTIIGLEGKKQLELVGDYPDIVIGCCGGGSNLAGIAFPFLQEKLTGGREVRVIAVEPAACPTLTKGVYAYDFGDTAQLTPLAKMYTLGHDFVPSGIHAGGLRYHGDAPLISQLYQEGLIEAQAYHQTEIFKSASIFSKSEGILSAPETAHAVHSAIVEARKADEEGIEKTILLNLSGHGFFDLAAYDDFLSGKLIDYEYPEDKIRESLARLPKVE